One stretch of Pelmatolapia mariae isolate MD_Pm_ZW linkage group LG3_W, Pm_UMD_F_2, whole genome shotgun sequence DNA includes these proteins:
- the LOC134623820 gene encoding E3 SUMO-protein ligase ZBED1-like — protein MEAHLRVVGPMNGKFVFHKRPDGTIDKGKVVCLECKKEFAYHRSSSSLAYHLNAKHPAASAATASSEDVSNIASQSKAFRQTKLENTPRMSKSATDRLTNVIAKWIAMNCRPINIVEDEGLTEVLQIASNDPSYKPPCRTTVTTKISKMYDGEKKNKLEILAEDSPNCVAITGDHWTSAGNHSYFGVTGHFIDSEWNLNSFALTVMRTETRHFADKCAEQFLKVANDWGIENKISTIGTDSAANMLAAMRALPYEHIACNAHILQRTITVCLDSSGFVGVLAKCRKIVGHFKQSPASTTELNQQQVALGKKSDQLIQDVPTRWNSTLAMVSRLLCNREAVQATLDQQNHRLVLPTEAEWAKLQRLELLLEPCKYVTELLGGEAYVSCSVVLPAFRHLYRVMDITDDDPAYVVKFKNAFQKDLAARRANGNEIWFEVATALDPRFKDLKCLPREKREQVWTILENMLQAAEPRRADSLQPSTEDDGPAQKKRRSELLLGSDSDSEDGIESGELQRYRAEPSISIDDCPLQWWYAHSGVYEKLSVLAQKYLASPATSVPCERLFSLAGHILQKKRAALLPENVTRLVCLSDWLRKKK, from the exons ATGGAGGCGCATCTGAGAGTTGTTGGCCCAATGAACGGGAAATTTGTATTTCATAAACGCCCCGACGGCACCATTGACAAAGGTAAAGTGGTCTGCCTAGAGTGTAAGAAGGAGTTTGCTTACCACCGAAGCAGCTCAAGTTTGGCCTATCACCTCAACGCAAAGCACCCAGCCGCGAGTGCAGCAACAGCTAGCAGTGAAGACGTTAGCAATATAGCAAGCCAGAGTAAAGCTTTTCGCCAAACAAAACTAGAGAATACCCCTCGTATGAGCAAGTCTGCGACCGACAGGCTGACTAATGTTATTGCCAAGTGGATAGCGATGAACTGTAGGCCGATAAATATAGTAGAGGACGAAGGATTGACAGAGGTGTTGCAAATTGCGTCCAATGACCCGTCATACAAGCCGCCGTGCAGGACTACAGTAACGACCAAAATCAGCAAAATGTACGACGgcgaaaagaaaaacaaacttgagATTTTGGCGGAGGATTCTCCCAACTGTGTTGCTATAACCGGAGATCACTGGACCTCAGCTGGCAACCACAGCTATTTTGGGGTGACTGGACACTTTATTGATAGTGAGTGGAACCTCAACTCATTTGCACTGACCGTCATGAGAACAGAAACCAGGCACTTTGCTGATAAATGCGCCGAACAGTTCCTCAAGGTAGCAAATGACTGGGGTATTGAAAACAAGATATCCACCATTGGCACAGACAGCGCAGCAAACATGCTGGCTGCTATGAGAGCACTTCCATATGAGCACATCGCCTGCAATGCTCACATTCTCCAGAGGACCATCACGGTATGTCTCGATAGCAGTGGTTTTGTCGGTGTACTGGCAAAGTGCCGCAAGATTGTTGGTCATTTTAAACAAAGCCCTGCGAGTACCACAGAACTTAACCAACAACAAGTAGCACTCGGAAAGAAGAGCGATCAACTTATACAGGATGTACCCACCAGGTGGAACTCGACTCTCGCAATGGTCTCACGCCTCCTATGTAACCGAGAGGCTGTCCAGGCTACGTTGGACCAACAGAACCACAGGTTGGTCTTGCCAACCGAAGCTGAGTGGGCGAAACTGCAGAGGCTGGAGCTCCTGCTTGAACCATGCAA GTATGTGACAGAGCTGCTGGGTGGTGAGGCCTACGTCTCTTGCTCTGTAGTGCTGCCTGCTTTTCGCCATCTGTACCGTGTCATGGACATTACTGATGATGATCCTGCCTACGTGGTGAAGTTCAAGAATGCCTTCCAGAAGGATCTGGCAGCACGACGAGCTAATGGCAACGAGATATGGTTCGAGGTGGCCACAGCATTGGATCCACGGTTTAAGGATTTGAAATGTCTTCCAAGAGAAAAGAGGGAACAG gtGTGGACCATTCTGGAGAATATGCTCCAGGCAGCAGAGCCCAGAAGAGCAGATAGTCTCCAGCCCTCCACAGAGGATGATGGACCAGctcagaagaagaggaggagcgaACTCCTTCTGGGGTCTGACTCTGACTCAGAAGATGGAATTGAGTCTGGAGAGCTGCAGCGCTACAGAGCAGAACCCAGCATCAGTATTGATGACTGTCCCCTGCAGTGGTGGTATGCTCACTCAGGAGTCTATGAAAAGCTGTCAGTCCTAGCACAAAAGTACCTGGCCTCCCCAGCTACCTCTGTACCCTGTGAGAGACTCTTTAGCCTTGCAGGCCACATATTGCAAAAGAAAAGGGCAGCCTTGCTTCCAGAAAATGTTACCAGGCTGGTGTGTCTTAGCGACTGGCTGAGGAAGAAGAAATGA